DNA from Bradyrhizobium japonicum USDA 6:
GCCTTCAAGGTCTCGCCGCCAGCAACGATCAAGGTTCCGGGCGGATTGAGCACTGCAATTAGCGTTGTCAGCTCGCGCGCGATCCGCTGGGCGGCCTCGGCGCGCGAAAGGCCATCCGCGAGCGCGAATTTCACCAGGGCCACGCCGTCGTCAGCCAGCTTGCGTTGAACGCCTGCGCCCCCCTCACCTTCGGCCAACGCGATGGTGGCTTCGCCGCATGCTGCGAGCTGGGAGGCAGTGGCGGCCTGGTCGGAACCGAACAGCCCGAGCACCGGCCGCTTCAGCCGGCTCGGCGCATCGGCGCGATGGCCGCGGGCGAGCGCGCCGGCCAGCCCACCGCTTCCGCACCACAGCACCGGCCCCGGCATCTGCCGCGCCATCTCGACCACGCGATCGAGGTCGATGTCGCTCTCGGCATCGAACACCTGAACGCCACCTTGCCCGAGCGTGTCAGGGCCACCCTGTCGCGCCTCGATACCTTCCAGTTTCAATTGGTCCAGCAGGTTGTCGCCGACGCGATGCCAGTCACCCTGTACAGTGCGCGCGAATTGCTGGCCGCCGACGGTGCGGCGTCCCTGATAGTCGAAGGCAGGCGCGACCACACAAGAGGCCCAATCGCCGCCGCGCAGGCAGGCGCCGAGCTCGGCCGCCCAGGCACCGCGGAGCAGGCTATCGACCTTCTTGTAGGCGATCGTCCCACCCTGAAGCTGCGGCGCCAGCCGTCCGACGATCTCGACGCT
Protein-coding regions in this window:
- a CDS encoding four-carbon acid sugar kinase family protein, whose amino-acid sequence is MTVVRLLADDLTGALDTAAEFVGLCGPFDVTWADSPATPGAQSLAIDSGTRERSKADSVEIVGRLAPQLQGGTIAYKKVDSLLRGAWAAELGACLRGGDWASCVVAPAFDYQGRRTVGGQQFARTVQGDWHRVGDNLLDQLKLEGIEARQGGPDTLGQGGVQVFDAESDIDLDRVVEMARQMPGPVLWCGSGGLAGALARGHRADAPSRLKRPVLGLFGSDQAATASQLAACGEATIALAEGEGGAGVQRKLADDGVALVKFALADGLSRAEAAQRIARELTTLIAVLNPPGTLIVAGGETLKAVCVALGAHALQVTGRIVPGLPRSILQGGRWAGVDVISKSGAFGTSELWRDLLRDNHLLNLGSPT